A segment of the Acidimicrobiales bacterium genome:
GGCCGCACCGCGGTGGCCACGGTGCTCGCCACCTCGGGCATCGAGCGGGGGAGCGCCCTCACCGAGCTCGACCCCGGGGCGGTGGAAGCCAGGCTGGAGCGCCTCCCGTGGGTGGCGCGGGCCGAGGTCGAGCGTCGGTGGCCCGGCTCGGTCGAGGTGACCGTGCACGAGCGGGTGCCGGTGGCGTTGGTGACCGACCAGGCCGGCGGACGATTCCTGGTCGACGGGGCCGGGCGGGTGCTGGCCGGCGTCGTGTCGGCCTCGGCCGATCTGCCCCGGGTCGACGGGGTGGCGCCGGTGGGGGCGCCGGGTACGGACGTGGAGGCCACGACCCTCGATGCCGTGCGGCTCGCTCGACTCCTCCCCGGTCGGCTCCGGCCGGAGGTCGACGCGGTGCGAGTCGACGGCGAC
Coding sequences within it:
- a CDS encoding FtsQ-type POTRA domain-containing protein, which codes for MTTSATARTAPRPRVDPRLRARRISVRRAEGRRRLHRLALLALVIGLAAAAWGVTRSPVLDIDRIQVRGAGRTAVATVLATSGIERGSALTELDPGAVEARLERLPWVARAEVERRWPGSVEVTVHERVPVALVTDQAGGRFLVDGAGRVLAGVVSASADLPRVDGVAPVGAPGTDVEATTLDAVRLARLLPGRLRPEVDAVRVDGDDLVLELVGGGRVLVGDGRDLGTKLLATGAVLARVGELSGTLDVRVPASPVLTGGPQ